GGGATCGCGGGGTCGGTGGATCTGCAGTACGTGGTCGATACCACCGGACACGCCGAGCCGAATTCGTTCAAGGTGCTCAAGACGACGCACCCGGCCTTCGTCGATCCCGCCGAAGAGGCCATCCGGAAAGGCGTGTTCAAGCCGGCCAAGTTCAAAGGGCAGCCAGTCCGTCAGTTGGTGCAGCAGCGAATCACGTTCAAGAACGGCCAGTAAGACTTCTCCCGCCGGACCACGCACGGTCCGGCCAGGCGCTCTCCCAGGAGGCATCGCAACATGAGTCTAGACCTTTTCAACCTCTGGGCGCAGATGGGCAACTTCGCCAAGGGGATCGTCGTCGTCATGGCGATCATGTCCATCTACTCCCTCACGATCGTCTTCACCAAGCTGATCCAGCTGAAGCGGAGCGAGTCGGAGACGCGCAAGTTCGCTCCCCAGTTCTCCCGGGCCATCCAGGAAGAGAACCTGGACCAGGCCATCACCCTGGCCGAGAAGAACAAGAAGAGCCACGTCTCCCGGGTGCTCGGTGAAGCGCTGGCCGAGGTGAAGCCGCTGCTGCGCGACCGTGCCACCATCACCGCGGCCGACATCAACTCGGCCGAGCGGGCGGTGGAGCGGCAGATGCTGATCGTGCTGGCCGAGTTCAAGCGGGGCCTGGGCGTGCTCGGCACGGTCGGCTCCACGGCGCCGTTCGTCGGCCTCCTGGGCACCACGATGGGTATCGTGAACGCGTTCGTGGGCATGGCGGCACAGGGCGCCTCCGGCGGCCTCGCGGGCATCTCGGCCGGTATCGCCGAGGCGCTGATCACCACCGCCTTCGGCCTCATGGTCGCGATCCCGG
This Gemmatimonadales bacterium DNA region includes the following protein-coding sequences:
- a CDS encoding MotA/TolQ/ExbB proton channel family protein, coding for MSLDLFNLWAQMGNFAKGIVVVMAIMSIYSLTIVFTKLIQLKRSESETRKFAPQFSRAIQEENLDQAITLAEKNKKSHVSRVLGEALAEVKPLLRDRATITAADINSAERAVERQMLIVLAEFKRGLGVLGTVGSTAPFVGLLGTTMGIVNAFVGMAAQGASGGLAGISAGIAEALITTAFGLMVAIPAVWAYNYFTTKIENLTVEMTYTSKELIDYLIKSVGSEFGRSIFTKEFQAQKAVTGSGHIHG